CGCTGGGCATGAAATTCGACGAGCGCCTCCTCGATTCCCGCAAGGACGTCTGAAATAATTAAGGATTAATAATTAATAATTAAAAATTAAAAAACGCGAGATCGCGCCACGGCGCGGAAGCGCCTCCATTCTTAATTTTTAATTCTTAATTATTAATTACTCATCCCGCCCCTCGCGCCGCCCGCTGCCGTTGAACGCTGCGACCGGGTTGCCGAACGGGGGGCCAAACCAAGAAAGAAAAACACCATGCGTCACAACAAACACCGCGCCTCCCTCGGCGTGACCCGCGAACACCGCGCCGCCATGCTCTCGAACCTTGGCGCCTCGCTCATCAAGCACGGTCGTATCCAGACCACGCTTACGAAGGCCAAGGCCCTGCGCCCCTTCATCGAGAAGGCCATCACCAAGGCCAAGAAAGCCGCGGCCAAGACCGAGGCCAAGGATGCCATCCATCTGCGCCGCCTCGCCCTTCGCGACATCCGCGACGAGGAGGCCGTCAAGCTGCTCTTCACCGAGAAGCACAAGGACTTTGCCAATCGTCCCGGCGGCTACACCCGCATCTACAAGCTCGGCGCGCGCATCAGCGACGCCGCCGAAATGGCCCTGATCGAGTTCGTTCCCGCGGACGATCCCGGTTACAAGAAGAAGAGCCGCAAAAACGCCGCCAAGGCGAAGAAAGCCGCCAAGACCAAGACCGCCGAGCCCGAGGCCAAGGAAGCTCCGGCAGCCGAGGCCCCCGCGGCCGAGGTGCCTGCCGCCGCCGAAGGCGAAGCGAAAAAAGACTGA
This genomic stretch from Termitidicoccus mucosus harbors:
- the rplQ gene encoding 50S ribosomal protein L17 — protein: MRHNKHRASLGVTREHRAAMLSNLGASLIKHGRIQTTLTKAKALRPFIEKAITKAKKAAAKTEAKDAIHLRRLALRDIRDEEAVKLLFTEKHKDFANRPGGYTRIYKLGARISDAAEMALIEFVPADDPGYKKKSRKNAAKAKKAAKTKTAEPEAKEAPAAEAPAAEVPAAAEGEAKKD